The following coding sequences are from one Gossypium hirsutum isolate 1008001.06 chromosome A12, Gossypium_hirsutum_v2.1, whole genome shotgun sequence window:
- the LOC107928306 gene encoding choline/ethanolaminephosphotransferase 1 isoform X1: MAFGSTAMCRGDSFWFWVISSIPFYGATWEHYFTNALILPVVNGPTEGLALIYGLHFMTTIVGAQWWAQPFQQSIPFLSWIPYVNELPTYKAAVYLLTPIAILPTVACNISNVHKIVKARK, encoded by the exons ATGGCTTTTGGGAGCACTGCCATGTGCAGAGGGGACAGTTTCTGGTTTTGGGTAATTTCATCTATACCATTTTATGGAGCTACATGGGAACA CTATTTCACCAATGCACTTATCCTTCCTGTTGTCAATGGGCCGACTGAGGGTCTTGCGCTGATATATGGATTGCACTTTATGACAACAATTGTTG GTGCCCAGTGGTGGGCTCAGCCATTTCAGCAATCGATACCCTTCTTGAGTTGGATACCTTATGTTAATG aACTTCCAACATATAAAGCTGCTGTGTATTTGTTGACACCAATTGCTATTTTACCTACAGTGGCTTGCAA TATAAGCAATGTCCATAAGATCGTTAAGGCAAGAAAATGA
- the LOC107928306 gene encoding choline/ethanolaminephosphotransferase 1 isoform X2 has translation MAFGSTAMCRGDSFWFWVISSIPFYGATWEHYFTNALILPVVNGPTEGLALIYGLHFMTTIVGAQWWAQPFQQSIPFLSWIPYVNELPTYKAAVYLLTPIAILPTVACNTQIWSGY, from the exons ATGGCTTTTGGGAGCACTGCCATGTGCAGAGGGGACAGTTTCTGGTTTTGGGTAATTTCATCTATACCATTTTATGGAGCTACATGGGAACA CTATTTCACCAATGCACTTATCCTTCCTGTTGTCAATGGGCCGACTGAGGGTCTTGCGCTGATATATGGATTGCACTTTATGACAACAATTGTTG GTGCCCAGTGGTGGGCTCAGCCATTTCAGCAATCGATACCCTTCTTGAGTTGGATACCTTATGTTAATG aACTTCCAACATATAAAGCTGCTGTGTATTTGTTGACACCAATTGCTATTTTACCTACAGTGGCTTGCAA CACACAAATATGGTCAGGCTATTGA